A section of the Thermodesulfobacteriota bacterium genome encodes:
- the cimA gene encoding citramalate synthase produces the protein MPIEFYDTTLRDGAQAEDISFTLNDKLRITELLDDFGIHYIEGGWPASNPKDLHYFREVKKIHLKNSKIVAFSSTIRKTSHPESDESLRLLLDADTEYVTIVGKSWDLHVKDALRVSLDTNLRMVEKTIEYLKKHGKKVFFDAEHFFDGYKRNSEYSMKVLYTAVMAGADALVLCDTNGGSMPYEVYEIVKKVKEDPKITVKLGIHTHNDTEMAVANTIMAVKAGCVHVQGTINGYGERCGNANLCSVIPNVILKMGLEGIDKEKLKNLRRLSLTVDEIANLIPDKKKPYVGESAFAHKGGIHVSAVRRNPETYEHIPPQIVGNKQRVLVSDLSGESNIIQKAKEFGIELDSEKDKKHLREILKKIKEMELFGYQFEGADGTLELLIKKVIGLHKKYFDLIGFRVIVEKKGKMKPVSEATIMVKVNDQIEHTAALGCGPVNALDNALRKALHKFYPSLKEVELVDYKVRVLTTEEGTRAPIRVLIETSDGKRVWGTVGVSENIIEASWEALVDSIDYKLLIEEERERGKVD, from the coding sequence TTGCCAATAGAGTTCTACGACACGACTTTAAGAGATGGTGCCCAGGCGGAGGACATTTCGTTTACCCTCAACGACAAGCTAAGAATAACTGAGCTCCTAGATGATTTTGGCATCCACTACATAGAAGGCGGGTGGCCCGCCTCCAATCCAAAGGATCTTCACTATTTCAGAGAAGTCAAAAAAATACACCTTAAAAATTCAAAAATAGTCGCTTTCTCAAGTACGATAAGGAAGACTTCTCACCCCGAATCTGATGAGTCTTTAAGACTTCTCCTTGATGCGGACACGGAATATGTGACGATAGTTGGCAAAAGCTGGGATTTACACGTGAAAGACGCTCTTAGGGTTTCGCTCGATACAAATCTCAGGATGGTGGAGAAGACTATCGAGTACCTAAAAAAACATGGTAAAAAGGTTTTCTTTGATGCCGAGCATTTCTTCGACGGATATAAGAGGAATTCGGAATACTCGATGAAAGTCCTCTATACTGCAGTTATGGCAGGTGCGGATGCGCTTGTGCTCTGCGATACAAACGGGGGTTCTATGCCCTACGAGGTTTACGAGATCGTAAAAAAGGTTAAGGAGGATCCGAAAATAACTGTGAAATTGGGGATCCACACTCACAACGATACGGAAATGGCAGTAGCAAACACAATAATGGCGGTGAAAGCGGGATGTGTACACGTGCAAGGTACTATAAATGGGTATGGAGAAAGATGTGGAAATGCTAATCTGTGCTCCGTCATACCGAATGTTATTCTTAAGATGGGCCTTGAAGGGATTGACAAGGAGAAACTCAAAAACTTAAGACGACTGAGCTTGACTGTCGATGAGATAGCTAACCTTATTCCTGACAAGAAGAAACCTTACGTTGGAGAAAGCGCATTTGCCCACAAGGGAGGAATACACGTAAGTGCGGTAAGAAGGAATCCAGAAACATACGAACACATACCCCCCCAAATCGTGGGTAATAAGCAGAGAGTCCTTGTGTCGGACCTTTCGGGAGAAAGTAATATCATCCAAAAGGCGAAAGAATTTGGAATTGAACTCGATTCGGAGAAGGATAAGAAACACTTAAGAGAGATCTTAAAGAAGATCAAGGAAATGGAACTTTTTGGCTACCAATTTGAAGGGGCCGATGGAACATTAGAGCTGCTCATAAAAAAAGTGATTGGTCTACACAAAAAATACTTTGATCTCATAGGGTTTCGAGTAATAGTTGAGAAAAAGGGTAAGATGAAGCCCGTATCAGAGGCTACTATAATGGTTAAAGTCAATGATCAGATCGAACACACAGCTGCTTTGGGATGCGGACCTGTCAACGCCTTAGACAATGCGTTAAGGAAAGCACTCCACAAATTCTATCCATCTTTGAAAGAAGTGGAACTTGTAGATTACAAAGTAAGGGTTTTGACGACGGAAGAAGGCACAAGGGCGCCAATCAGAGTGCTCATTGAGACTTCGGACGGGAAGAGGGTATGGGGGACCGTTGGCGTCTCTGAAAATATAATCGAGGCCAGCTGGGAGGCTCTTGTAGACAGCATAGATTACAAGCTTCTGATTGAGGAGGAAAGGGAACGTGGAAAGGTTGATTGA
- a CDS encoding aspartate kinase — protein MMLVVQKYGGTSVGDLERIKNVAKRIISYRERGDSLVVVVSAMAGETDRLISLATSITKTPDERELDVLLTTGEQVVSALLAITLNSMYCSAVSLQGHQVRIITDSTYTKARIIEVEKERILSELNKGRVVIVSGFQGIDKNGNITTLGRGGSDTTAVALAAALGADLCEIYTDVDGVFTADPNVCPKAKRLDYITYDEMLEMASLGAKVLQIRSVELAKRYNVPILVKSSFTEGPGTLVSKEVPNMAMEKVVVSGVTFNKNEAKITISKVPDRPGIAAKIFSALADANIVVDIIVQNVSKGNYTDITFTVSKGDARKAHKIAEQVAKEIGAEEVTLDEDIAKVSIVGSGMRSHYGVAAKMFSTLASEGINIEAITTSEIKISCVIEAKYAELAVQALHTAFGLDKEDIEEETICQ, from the coding sequence GTGATGCTTGTAGTTCAGAAGTACGGAGGTACCTCAGTTGGAGATTTGGAAAGGATAAAAAATGTGGCCAAAAGAATAATTTCTTACCGAGAGAGAGGAGATAGTTTAGTTGTTGTCGTATCCGCAATGGCTGGTGAGACGGACAGACTCATATCTCTTGCAACATCCATAACAAAGACACCCGACGAGAGGGAACTCGACGTTTTGTTAACTACGGGAGAGCAAGTGGTATCGGCCCTTTTGGCGATTACATTAAACAGCATGTACTGCAGTGCAGTTTCCCTTCAGGGGCACCAGGTTAGGATAATCACAGATTCCACTTACACGAAAGCGAGAATTATTGAGGTTGAAAAGGAAAGAATACTTTCGGAACTGAATAAAGGTAGAGTTGTGATCGTGTCAGGGTTCCAGGGAATCGACAAGAACGGAAACATAACAACTTTAGGGAGAGGAGGCTCGGACACGACGGCTGTGGCTCTTGCAGCAGCATTAGGTGCGGATCTCTGCGAAATCTATACTGATGTGGATGGAGTGTTCACTGCGGACCCAAATGTATGTCCTAAGGCGAAAAGACTGGATTACATAACTTACGACGAAATGTTAGAAATGGCAAGCCTTGGGGCAAAAGTCTTGCAGATCCGGTCAGTTGAGCTGGCAAAAAGATACAACGTTCCGATCCTCGTTAAATCTTCGTTCACGGAGGGACCGGGAACGTTGGTGAGCAAGGAGGTACCGAATATGGCAATGGAAAAGGTTGTGGTTTCTGGTGTTACATTCAATAAAAATGAGGCCAAGATCACGATCAGTAAGGTCCCAGACAGACCCGGAATTGCGGCTAAGATATTTTCGGCCCTTGCCGATGCCAATATCGTTGTGGACATAATAGTTCAAAACGTAAGTAAGGGAAATTATACTGACATAACTTTCACAGTCTCGAAGGGAGATGCAAGAAAAGCGCATAAAATTGCAGAGCAGGTGGCTAAAGAGATCGGAGCGGAAGAGGTTACTCTAGATGAGGACATTGCTAAAGTCTCAATTGTTGGTTCGGGAATGAGATCACATTACGGGGTTGCTGCAAAGATGTTCTCCACTTTGGCCTCCGAAGGGATAAATATAGAAGCGATCACAACATCGGAGATAAAGATCTCGTGCGTTATTGAGGCCAAATACGCCGAACTAGCAGTTCAGGCCCTCCATACCGCATTTGGGTTGGACAAGGAAGACATAGAGGAGGAGACCATTTGCCAATAG